From a region of the Vaginimicrobium propionicum genome:
- the ahpC gene encoding alkyl hydroperoxide reductase subunit C, with protein MSLINTKIIPFEADAYHNGEFVKVNSDDLAGKWSIFFFYPGDFTFVCPTELGDLADHYAEFKELGVEIYSVSTDSHFVHKAWHDDSEQVGKVEYFMLGDSNGVLTNNFDNMREGLGQADRATFLVDPEGVIQYIERTAEGIGRSAAELLRKVKAAKYVADHPGEVCPAKWEEGESTLTPGIDLVGKI; from the coding sequence ATGTCTCTAATTAACACCAAGATCATTCCTTTTGAAGCTGATGCCTACCACAATGGCGAATTCGTGAAAGTTAACTCCGACGATCTAGCTGGTAAATGGTCGATTTTCTTCTTTTATCCTGGCGATTTCACTTTCGTCTGCCCCACTGAGTTGGGCGACCTCGCCGACCACTACGCGGAGTTTAAGGAACTAGGTGTCGAAATCTATTCCGTATCCACCGATTCACACTTCGTACATAAAGCCTGGCATGACGATTCTGAACAGGTCGGCAAGGTTGAATACTTCATGCTTGGTGACTCTAACGGCGTGCTGACCAACAATTTCGACAATATGCGTGAAGGTCTTGGCCAAGCAGATCGCGCCACCTTCCTTGTTGATCCAGAAGGGGTTATTCAATACATCGAGCGTACTGCCGAAGGCATTGGCCGTTCGGCTGCTGAATTGCTGCGCAAGGTCAAGGCTGCTAAGTATGTCGCTGATCACCCTGGTGAGGTTTGCCCTGCCAAGTGGGAAGAAGGCGAATCGACCCTCACCCCAGGTATTGATCTAGTAGGCAAAATCTAA
- a CDS encoding UDP-N-acetylmuramoyl-L-alanyl-D-glutamate--2,6-diaminopimelate ligase gives MDSVTNIRPHIQPIALANALSGVEYDVVSGSIDLVEVTGVSVTTLDMEPGWLFIAMPGITQHGMKFASTATKLGAKAILTDIDGAKQGSQADLGVPIIAVKDPRSATAVVAANIYRHPAKYLTTAAITGTNGKTTTSYLVRAVLGARYNRVAMCGTNETVVGGLKIPAVRTTAEAPVVQRMMALALEDNGEAAVIETSAHALSLHRVDTIIFDIVGFTNLQHDHLDYYQDMAHYFDAKAALFTPAHAKRGVVCVDDEWGEKLAEQATIPITTVSVFSHRDADWRVSEISENPDTGYTSFRITEPSGVSYSVHCPIIGQVNAQNCAVAIAMGASLGIDTASAIKALENSDQVPGRMQVVNPNPGSQPMVVVDYAHTPEGLEWTLASVRPMVKGKIVLVFGTDGDRDASKREELAEVAAKTADVLWVTDENPRTEDPQKIRDYLLRGITRVRPNLENVYEVKTCRRDAIRKAILAADAGDMVLITGKGAESYQEIDGIRHTYNDVPVSREILVQEPRHAQA, from the coding sequence ATGGATTCAGTAACCAACATTCGTCCTCATATCCAACCAATTGCATTGGCGAATGCTCTTAGCGGGGTTGAATACGATGTAGTTTCTGGATCTATTGATTTAGTCGAAGTGACCGGCGTTAGTGTAACCACCCTAGATATGGAGCCGGGTTGGTTATTTATTGCCATGCCTGGCATTACCCAGCACGGCATGAAATTTGCTTCCACAGCCACGAAGCTTGGCGCAAAAGCGATTTTGACTGATATTGACGGGGCAAAACAGGGTAGTCAAGCGGATTTGGGCGTGCCGATCATCGCAGTAAAAGACCCGAGATCAGCAACCGCAGTGGTTGCAGCCAATATCTATCGTCATCCTGCTAAGTATTTAACGACGGCGGCTATCACCGGGACGAATGGTAAAACTACGACGTCTTACCTTGTCAGAGCCGTTCTTGGGGCCAGATATAACAGGGTGGCAATGTGTGGCACTAATGAAACTGTCGTTGGTGGACTAAAAATCCCAGCAGTTCGGACGACGGCGGAGGCGCCGGTAGTACAGCGGATGATGGCTCTGGCATTAGAAGATAATGGGGAAGCAGCCGTTATTGAAACCTCCGCTCATGCGTTATCTCTGCACCGAGTCGACACGATTATTTTTGACATCGTGGGGTTCACCAATTTGCAGCACGACCACCTGGACTATTACCAAGATATGGCGCACTATTTCGATGCTAAGGCTGCGTTATTTACCCCGGCACATGCAAAGCGTGGTGTGGTGTGCGTAGACGACGAGTGGGGCGAAAAACTTGCTGAACAGGCTACTATCCCGATAACTACAGTTTCGGTCTTTAGTCATCGTGACGCCGATTGGCGGGTAAGTGAGATTAGTGAGAACCCTGACACTGGATACACGTCTTTTCGAATAACAGAACCTAGCGGTGTTTCTTACTCGGTACATTGTCCGATTATTGGCCAAGTTAACGCGCAAAACTGCGCAGTGGCTATTGCCATGGGGGCATCTTTGGGTATCGATACAGCTTCAGCTATCAAGGCTCTTGAAAATTCCGACCAAGTTCCTGGCCGAATGCAGGTGGTTAACCCAAACCCTGGCTCGCAGCCAATGGTAGTGGTTGACTATGCGCACACCCCAGAAGGTCTGGAATGGACACTGGCTTCAGTGCGTCCCATGGTTAAGGGGAAGATCGTGCTCGTTTTTGGCACTGACGGAGACCGAGACGCCTCAAAACGCGAAGAATTGGCTGAAGTGGCCGCTAAAACCGCAGATGTCTTGTGGGTGACAGACGAGAATCCACGCACGGAAGATCCCCAGAAGATTCGCGACTATCTGCTTCGGGGTATAACGCGCGTTAGGCCAAATCTAGAAAACGTATACGAGGTCAAGACCTGCCGTCGCGACGCCATCCGCAAGGCGATTTTGGCAGCTGATGCTGGCGACATGGTGCTTATCACCGGAAAAGGTGCAGAGAGTTATCAAGAAATTGACGGCATACGTCATACCTATAACGATGTGCCAGTATCTAGAGAAATTTTGGTGCAGGAGCCTCGGCACGCCCAAGCCTAG
- a CDS encoding alpha-amylase family protein: MPSDFETTIWWQIYPLGATGAPIRDCKPGDGSHRLTKLIAWMDYAVELGCNGLLLGPIFESSAHGYDTTDYFKIDSRLGDENDWQRFVAEAHSRGLRIMLDGVFNHVGVNHPWVKESLANGGGLVKVNGQYPQHWEGNLDLATLNHANPKVQEIITDVMTYWCQRGADAWRLDAAYSMPPDFWAAVLPRVRAKFPKVYFVGEMIHGDYCQYASQSTIDSITQYELWKATWSSLADDNMWELAHALERHEKICQSITPLIFIGNHDVDRIASKVGKQKALLATIMLFTMPGVISIYYGDEQGFTGMKGEDIAADDPIRPPLPDCPDDLFTDKDFYNTYRAMIHLRRSNPWLTKAAIEVVDKQNEWIEYRAKSGENQLDAKIISKPVPKAEIKINGQAVYFYTAD; encoded by the coding sequence GTGCCTAGCGACTTTGAAACCACAATTTGGTGGCAGATTTATCCGCTTGGCGCCACTGGCGCGCCGATCAGAGACTGCAAACCTGGCGACGGCAGCCATCGACTGACGAAGCTAATTGCGTGGATGGATTATGCGGTTGAACTGGGTTGCAATGGTCTTTTGCTTGGCCCTATTTTTGAATCCAGCGCTCATGGGTATGACACCACTGATTATTTCAAGATTGATTCTCGCTTAGGCGACGAGAACGACTGGCAGCGCTTTGTGGCTGAAGCTCACTCACGTGGATTACGTATCATGCTCGACGGTGTTTTTAATCACGTCGGCGTAAATCACCCCTGGGTTAAGGAATCTTTGGCCAATGGCGGCGGACTGGTCAAAGTCAATGGTCAATACCCTCAACATTGGGAAGGTAACCTTGACTTAGCCACTTTGAATCACGCCAACCCAAAGGTTCAAGAGATTATCACTGACGTTATGACCTACTGGTGTCAGCGCGGCGCTGATGCTTGGCGGCTAGATGCGGCCTACTCGATGCCGCCAGATTTTTGGGCAGCGGTTTTGCCTAGGGTACGTGCCAAGTTCCCTAAGGTCTATTTCGTTGGAGAGATGATTCACGGTGATTACTGCCAGTACGCATCACAATCCACTATTGATTCCATAACCCAATATGAATTGTGGAAAGCAACTTGGAGTTCACTAGCCGATGACAATATGTGGGAGTTGGCTCACGCTCTTGAACGACATGAAAAAATCTGTCAGAGTATCACTCCCCTAATCTTCATCGGCAACCATGACGTTGATCGGATTGCTTCCAAAGTTGGTAAACAGAAAGCTCTACTGGCGACGATAATGCTGTTCACCATGCCTGGGGTTATTTCTATCTACTACGGTGATGAACAAGGATTTACCGGAATGAAAGGCGAAGACATAGCTGCTGACGACCCAATTCGTCCTCCTTTGCCAGACTGCCCTGACGACTTATTTACTGACAAAGATTTTTATAATACTTACCGGGCGATGATTCATTTACGCCGTTCTAATCCGTGGCTGACCAAAGCAGCTATTGAGGTGGTTGATAAACAAAACGAGTGGATTGAATATCGCGCGAAATCCGGCGAAAATCAACTGGACGCTAAGATAATTTCTAAACCTGTACCAAAAGCAGAAATAAAAATAAATGGTCAAGCTGTTTATTTTTACACTGCAGATTGA
- a CDS encoding nitrate/nitrite transporter: MTTDAPNRLLAWVMWTLGALAYIAAALSRTSFGVAGKWAAERFNVSPSALGVFVIVQLMVYALMQVPAGLILDWIGSRYTIAIGLAVIAIGQIGLALTTSYWLGIFVRILIGGGDALIWSSVIRLIPSWFESKYVPLMTQFSSMTGQLGQWLSAVPLVAVLSTHGWTPAFLAVAACSLLALLLDLLFVRDTPEGGIYSPGSKIAGIGGVKEVISRPGVRLGFYVHFTTNLSQIAFALMWGYSYLQEAQGFSLSQASLMFALMVLANMIFSPLIGILTARFPAHRVELALGSIVYVVASWTAVLLLPTPAPLWLMVNLIVAMAVCTPMSNIGFELNRYYAPKGRMGTGSGVVVVGGFLSALTLIGLIAIVLAILGHSPKAWQIAMACQYPLWIIGTLGIFVARKKTLKQLTQ, translated from the coding sequence GTGACCACAGATGCCCCAAATAGGCTTCTAGCTTGGGTAATGTGGACTCTTGGTGCGTTGGCCTATATTGCTGCCGCCCTCTCACGTACCTCATTTGGGGTAGCAGGCAAGTGGGCTGCTGAAAGGTTCAATGTTTCACCAAGCGCTTTAGGCGTTTTCGTTATCGTTCAGCTAATGGTTTATGCCTTAATGCAAGTACCGGCAGGGTTAATTCTTGATTGGATAGGTAGCAGATACACCATAGCTATTGGGTTAGCAGTGATAGCAATTGGCCAAATAGGTCTTGCTTTGACGACAAGTTATTGGCTAGGAATCTTCGTCAGAATATTAATTGGTGGTGGAGACGCGCTTATTTGGTCATCAGTTATCCGGCTTATTCCATCCTGGTTTGAATCGAAATATGTGCCACTAATGACCCAGTTTTCGTCAATGACCGGTCAATTAGGGCAATGGCTTTCTGCTGTTCCGTTAGTGGCAGTTTTAAGCACCCACGGATGGACGCCAGCTTTTTTAGCGGTAGCTGCCTGCAGCCTATTAGCTTTGCTGCTTGATTTGCTATTTGTTCGGGATACACCCGAAGGCGGCATTTATTCTCCTGGATCCAAAATTGCCGGCATTGGGGGAGTCAAAGAAGTTATTTCTCGCCCTGGCGTAAGACTCGGTTTTTATGTGCACTTCACCACTAACCTCTCACAAATCGCTTTTGCTTTGATGTGGGGATATTCCTATCTGCAAGAGGCACAGGGTTTTTCACTTTCTCAAGCCAGCTTAATGTTTGCCCTAATGGTGCTAGCTAACATGATTTTCAGCCCGTTAATCGGCATTTTAACCGCCAGATTCCCAGCACACCGAGTGGAATTAGCTTTGGGTTCAATCGTCTATGTTGTGGCATCTTGGACGGCCGTCCTCCTTTTACCAACACCTGCTCCGCTTTGGTTAATGGTAAATCTGATTGTCGCCATGGCGGTATGTACCCCAATGTCTAATATCGGTTTTGAACTTAATCGTTATTACGCTCCCAAGGGACGCATGGGCACTGGCTCAGGAGTTGTTGTCGTTGGAGGCTTTCTGTCTGCGCTAACTTTAATTGGATTAATTGCTATCGTGCTTGCGATATTAGGACATAGCCCGAAAGCTTGGCAGATTGCTATGGCTTGCCAATACCCATTATGGATTATTGGCACATTGGGCATTTTTGTAGCACGCAAAAAGACGCTGAAACAATTGACGCAATAA
- a CDS encoding DUF1846 domain-containing protein — translation MTARELGFDPNKYIRLQTERILQRRQQFGGKLYLEFGGKLFDDMHAARVLPGFSPDNKMKMLESVSDDVEMVIVISALDLGFNKMRADFGISYEEDVLRLIDAFRSRGLYVGSVVITHISSGDNRQVRTFKRKLERAGIRVYRHFMIKNYPNDVEHIVSDEGYGRNDYIETSRDLVVVTAPGPGSGKMATCLSQLYHDYRRGITSGYAKFETFPIWNLPLDHPVNMAYEAATADLDDINMIDPFHLAAYGDQCVNYNRDVEVFPVLNRLFEKILGHSPYRSPTDMGVNMVGYCISDDKVCREAAKQEIIRRYYKALVAERKNFSDSAQSDKIALLMSSLGLSITDRPVVQPALELEKKTKAPAAALQLPDSKIIVGKTSSLLGCCSAMLLDSLKYLAGIDDDIKLLAVDNIEPIQMLKTKHLGSKNPRLHTDEVLIALAVSANTDENARKALDQLAGLRGCDVHSTVILGSVDTAILRNLGVEVTCEPIYQSKSLYKRR, via the coding sequence ATGACAGCACGCGAACTCGGCTTTGATCCTAACAAGTACATTCGTCTCCAGACTGAACGTATTCTTCAGCGACGACAACAATTTGGCGGCAAACTCTACCTAGAGTTCGGCGGTAAATTATTTGACGATATGCACGCCGCAAGGGTGCTGCCTGGGTTTAGTCCGGACAATAAAATGAAGATGCTCGAATCTGTCAGTGATGATGTCGAGATGGTCATTGTCATTAGCGCCCTCGATTTAGGTTTCAATAAGATGCGTGCCGATTTCGGAATCTCTTATGAAGAAGACGTACTGAGGCTCATTGATGCTTTTCGATCGCGTGGGCTGTATGTGGGTTCAGTGGTTATTACCCACATATCTTCTGGTGACAATCGCCAAGTGCGAACTTTCAAACGGAAATTAGAGCGTGCGGGAATTAGAGTTTACCGCCATTTTATGATCAAGAATTACCCCAATGATGTTGAACATATTGTCTCTGACGAGGGGTACGGCAGAAATGACTATATAGAAACAAGCCGCGACCTGGTAGTGGTAACGGCTCCTGGGCCTGGCTCGGGCAAGATGGCGACTTGTTTATCGCAGCTTTATCACGATTACCGACGTGGAATCACCTCCGGTTACGCCAAGTTTGAAACTTTTCCGATTTGGAATCTTCCCCTAGACCATCCAGTAAATATGGCCTATGAGGCGGCCACTGCTGACCTTGACGATATCAATATGATCGACCCTTTCCATTTGGCTGCATACGGCGATCAATGCGTCAACTACAACCGTGATGTTGAAGTATTCCCGGTGCTTAATCGACTATTCGAGAAAATTTTGGGTCATTCCCCTTACCGGTCACCAACCGATATGGGGGTAAATATGGTTGGTTATTGTATTAGTGACGATAAAGTTTGTCGCGAAGCCGCTAAACAGGAAATTATTCGTCGCTACTACAAAGCGTTGGTCGCTGAGCGGAAGAATTTTTCTGATTCTGCACAATCAGACAAAATTGCGTTGTTAATGAGTTCGCTAGGGCTGAGCATTACTGATCGCCCTGTGGTGCAACCTGCTTTGGAATTGGAGAAGAAAACCAAAGCACCAGCGGCAGCTTTACAATTGCCGGATTCAAAAATTATCGTTGGAAAAACATCTTCGCTATTGGGATGCTGCTCAGCTATGTTGCTGGATTCCCTAAAATATTTGGCTGGAATTGATGACGATATAAAATTATTGGCTGTCGATAATATCGAACCAATTCAGATGCTAAAAACTAAACATTTAGGTTCAAAAAATCCTCGGCTACACACCGACGAGGTCTTGATAGCTCTGGCGGTTAGTGCCAATACGGATGAGAATGCCCGAAAAGCCCTAGATCAATTGGCTGGGCTACGCGGTTGCGATGTTCATTCAACGGTAATTCTTGGCTCTGTCGACACCGCTATTTTACGTAATCTGGGCGTTGAAGTTACCTGTGAGCCGATTTATCAATCAAAGTCTTTATATAAACGCAGGTAG
- a CDS encoding DUF421 domain-containing protein has product MSFWEDFWYRLGISWAGVCAVAISTVVIYLAMTLLIRLRGQRLFANHSSSGVVVTLVVGSISARAMLGNSPTLFGWLVATSMVVLLESIIGNRYILGLKPTPRKAVVIFADGQPVDDAMARYHLSTAQLWSALRQKGITKLSEVKAVLLEPSGALTVVRDDLDEQLRQDIRDIHGKLE; this is encoded by the coding sequence GTGAGTTTTTGGGAAGATTTTTGGTATCGACTCGGCATTTCCTGGGCTGGAGTCTGTGCGGTAGCTATTTCGACAGTCGTTATCTACCTAGCTATGACATTGCTAATTCGGTTGCGTGGGCAACGACTATTCGCTAACCACAGTTCCTCTGGAGTAGTAGTGACTTTAGTCGTCGGATCCATCTCTGCAAGAGCCATGCTCGGTAACAGCCCTACCCTATTCGGTTGGCTGGTGGCTACATCAATGGTTGTTCTCTTAGAATCCATCATCGGCAATCGTTACATCTTGGGTCTGAAACCTACTCCACGTAAAGCGGTAGTTATTTTCGCCGACGGTCAGCCAGTAGATGATGCTATGGCACGCTACCACCTAAGCACTGCCCAACTTTGGTCAGCGCTTCGTCAGAAAGGGATAACCAAACTTTCAGAAGTAAAGGCTGTACTTTTGGAGCCATCCGGGGCGCTAACCGTTGTCCGGGACGATCTTGACGAGCAGCTACGCCAGGACATTCGCGATATCCACGGTAAACTGGAATAG
- a CDS encoding PAC2 family protein has translation MESLFNYAEHIDPNELVNDERLSTLVITLGAFGDTGHVQRLLNSHALNQLTNYEVGKFDIDQLHDYTGRRPSVSFDYDHFKDYSTPEMVVHHITDVNGTPFLLLTGPEPSFRWERLASSIEELNEQLGIKQTVFLQSLPSPTPHTRPTYVNAFASRPELITDWSKLAVNVQMPATFTSMLSVRLTEAAQDVIGLVAHVPHYLADIEYPDATVQLLGALRSLTQIDIPNGELAKACEMTREMINSQVAESPELQQAIVALETRYDQGQKPGTLPGGKNLPTADEIGEEVEAFLRNIGSQGNDSA, from the coding sequence ATGGAAAGTTTGTTCAATTACGCTGAGCACATTGACCCAAATGAATTGGTTAATGATGAGCGGTTGAGCACTCTAGTAATCACTTTAGGCGCATTCGGTGATACTGGCCACGTTCAGCGCCTGCTAAATTCTCATGCCCTAAACCAGCTAACCAACTACGAGGTCGGCAAATTCGACATCGATCAGCTTCACGATTACACAGGCAGGCGCCCGTCGGTATCTTTTGACTACGACCACTTCAAGGATTATTCAACACCAGAAATGGTTGTTCATCACATAACTGATGTCAACGGTACTCCGTTTTTATTGCTGACCGGTCCCGAGCCCTCGTTTCGTTGGGAACGCCTAGCTTCTTCCATTGAGGAACTGAATGAGCAGTTGGGGATAAAGCAAACTGTTTTCTTACAGTCCCTGCCTAGCCCAACACCCCACACGCGTCCAACTTACGTTAATGCCTTCGCTTCTCGTCCTGAACTGATTACTGATTGGTCGAAGTTGGCGGTCAACGTTCAAATGCCAGCAACTTTCACTTCGATGCTGTCGGTGCGGCTAACAGAAGCCGCTCAAGACGTTATCGGGTTAGTAGCCCATGTCCCCCACTATCTGGCAGATATCGAATATCCCGACGCTACTGTGCAATTACTTGGAGCTTTGCGTTCATTGACTCAAATAGATATTCCCAATGGCGAGTTGGCTAAAGCCTGCGAAATGACTAGGGAAATGATCAATTCCCAAGTAGCTGAATCGCCTGAGCTACAGCAGGCAATAGTCGCCCTTGAGACACGTTATGACCAAGGCCAAAAACCTGGCACCCTGCCTGGAGGCAAGAATCTACCCACAGCCGACGAGATTGGTGAAGAGGTAGAAGCTTTTCTACGTAATATCGGCTCCCAAGGTAATGACTCCGCCTAA
- a CDS encoding NAD-dependent epimerase/dehydratase family protein translates to MKVIVLGGDGFCGWPASLHLSARGHEVVIVDNFSRRRIDEELGVQSLTPIRSMVERRAAWKALSGKDIRVVELDVAQDYHGLLELIRDFRPDAMIHYAEQRAAPYSMKSSKHKRYTVNNNVNATNNVLCAIVESELDIHLVHLGTMGVYGYGTAGMKIPEGYLDVQMMIDEDEDGNQITPHPVHAEILYPTNPGSMYHMTKVLDQTLFAYFAKNDSLRITDLHQGIIWGTNTAETKLDERLVNRFDYDGDYGTVLNRFLMQAAVGYPLTVHGSGGQTRAFIHIQDMVRCIEIALNNPPKSGERVKIFNQMTETHRVRDLAALVAKLTGAEVANVPDPRNEAQENELRVANDNFLALGLKPITLSEGLLMEINETAVRYKDRADLDRIPARSLWTRNQRAGIPDKYADKE, encoded by the coding sequence GTGAAGGTCATTGTTCTGGGCGGAGACGGTTTTTGCGGTTGGCCTGCTTCGTTGCATCTATCAGCTCGTGGCCATGAAGTAGTGATTGTAGATAACTTCTCTAGGCGCAGAATTGATGAAGAACTTGGAGTTCAATCACTGACACCTATCCGTTCGATGGTCGAGCGTAGAGCTGCTTGGAAAGCATTAAGCGGCAAAGATATTAGAGTGGTTGAGCTTGATGTGGCTCAGGATTATCACGGCTTATTGGAATTGATCCGAGATTTTCGCCCAGATGCCATGATCCACTACGCAGAGCAGCGGGCAGCCCCCTATTCGATGAAGTCGAGTAAACATAAGCGTTACACGGTTAACAACAATGTCAATGCCACAAATAACGTGCTGTGCGCCATCGTCGAATCAGAGCTTGATATTCACTTAGTTCATCTAGGAACGATGGGCGTTTACGGCTACGGTACTGCCGGCATGAAAATCCCCGAAGGTTACCTCGACGTCCAAATGATGATTGACGAGGACGAGGATGGCAACCAGATTACTCCGCATCCGGTTCACGCTGAAATTCTTTACCCCACCAACCCAGGCTCGATGTATCACATGACGAAAGTCTTGGATCAAACACTTTTTGCCTATTTTGCCAAAAACGATTCTCTACGTATCACTGATCTTCACCAAGGCATTATCTGGGGAACGAATACCGCAGAGACTAAGTTAGATGAGCGCCTAGTAAACCGCTTCGATTACGACGGTGATTACGGGACAGTGCTCAACAGGTTCTTAATGCAAGCTGCTGTCGGTTACCCGTTGACTGTGCATGGTTCGGGTGGACAGACTAGAGCTTTTATCCACATTCAAGACATGGTGCGCTGTATCGAAATAGCGTTAAATAACCCGCCGAAATCTGGTGAAAGAGTCAAGATCTTTAATCAGATGACAGAAACACATCGCGTGCGTGACTTGGCTGCGTTAGTTGCTAAATTGACTGGTGCTGAAGTAGCTAATGTGCCGGATCCCCGCAATGAGGCTCAAGAAAATGAGCTTAGGGTGGCAAACGATAATTTCTTGGCGCTAGGACTTAAACCAATTACCTTGTCTGAAGGCCTGTTAATGGAGATTAACGAGACAGCAGTACGTTACAAAGATCGCGCTGACTTAGATCGTATTCCTGCCCGCTCGTTGTGGACACGCAACCAGCGAGCAGGCATCCCAGATAAGTACGCTGACAAGGAATAA
- a CDS encoding glycosyltransferase family 1 protein: MVTRIVRTLDELSALGHEAIVFAPGSPPPTYAGFEIVKVRSVAFRPFYPEIKIGLPTPRIAKKMVEFRPDVVHALNPAALAAFGVLAAKRNKIPLVASYHTQLESYTQKMHLRLLSGTARRWTSWLHSKADVNLCTSPQMVSQVRNLGIRRVDLWPKGVDAKTYCPSAATKKMREKLTDGHVNEPLAIYVGRLSNEKNIDDLLPVAQSMSNVRFAIVGSGPAENRLKSMFSDTNTVFTGYLRGHELASAYASADVFLFPSTTETLGFAGFEAMACGLPVIGANAGGIPDLIDDGKTGFLVPADGIAKTKAIIDRLRRLIYEPELRKQMGEAARAKAEQYSWKNATQTLVGFYEQAIAYHRAIV; the protein is encoded by the coding sequence GTGGTAACCCGAATCGTGCGTACCCTAGACGAGCTATCTGCGCTAGGCCACGAGGCAATCGTCTTTGCCCCTGGATCTCCACCACCAACTTACGCAGGCTTCGAGATAGTTAAGGTTCGTTCGGTCGCATTTCGTCCTTTCTATCCAGAAATAAAAATCGGGTTACCAACGCCACGCATCGCTAAAAAAATGGTGGAGTTTAGACCAGACGTAGTTCATGCTCTAAACCCAGCAGCCTTAGCTGCTTTTGGGGTGCTGGCGGCTAAGCGAAACAAAATACCCTTGGTGGCTAGCTATCACACGCAATTGGAGTCGTACACCCAGAAAATGCACCTGAGATTACTCAGCGGTACGGCAAGACGCTGGACGAGTTGGTTGCACTCGAAAGCAGATGTCAATCTTTGTACCTCTCCACAGATGGTTAGCCAGGTTCGAAATCTTGGGATTAGAAGAGTTGATCTTTGGCCAAAAGGGGTTGACGCCAAAACCTATTGCCCCTCAGCAGCGACTAAGAAAATGCGTGAGAAGTTAACCGATGGTCATGTTAATGAACCTTTAGCTATTTATGTTGGCAGATTATCGAACGAAAAAAATATCGATGACTTACTGCCGGTCGCGCAGTCTATGAGCAACGTACGTTTTGCCATTGTTGGCTCTGGACCAGCCGAAAACCGCTTGAAATCTATGTTCTCTGACACGAATACCGTCTTTACTGGCTATCTTCGTGGCCACGAGTTGGCTAGCGCATATGCCAGCGCTGACGTTTTTCTTTTCCCTTCAACCACAGAAACTCTTGGCTTTGCCGGGTTTGAGGCCATGGCGTGTGGCCTGCCGGTTATAGGTGCCAATGCCGGGGGAATACCGGATCTAATTGATGATGGGAAAACCGGATTCTTGGTGCCAGCTGACGGTATCGCAAAAACAAAGGCCATAATTGATCGGCTTCGGCGCCTGATTTATGAACCCGAACTACGCAAACAAATGGGTGAGGCTGCCAGAGCTAAGGCAGAACAGTACTCCTGGAAAAACGCTACGCAGACGCTAGTTGGCTTTTACGAGCAAGCAATTGCCTACCATCGAGCCATCGTCTAA